A window from Planctomicrobium piriforme encodes these proteins:
- a CDS encoding SRPBCC family protein produces MPHGSVIETIPAPADEVFRLLHNYDRRLEWDTLLQDARLCDEWKEAQLHATSICTGRWYLGGLALKTQYVSFNPPNVAAVKMLNRPLFFDRFAATIRHEDRADGTSRVEYKYNFRARPKWLRWLLHPVMSAVFQWETRKRLRALSRFFSVRRQESV; encoded by the coding sequence ATGCCACACGGTTCGGTCATCGAGACTATTCCTGCTCCCGCCGACGAAGTCTTTCGCCTGCTACATAACTACGACCGCCGACTCGAGTGGGACACCTTGCTGCAGGACGCTCGGCTTTGTGACGAGTGGAAAGAGGCCCAACTGCACGCGACTTCGATCTGTACTGGTCGCTGGTATCTGGGTGGACTCGCGCTGAAAACGCAATATGTTTCGTTCAACCCGCCCAATGTTGCCGCCGTCAAAATGCTGAATCGCCCGCTGTTCTTCGACCGTTTTGCCGCCACCATTCGGCACGAAGATCGTGCCGACGGGACTTCACGGGTCGAATACAAGTACAACTTCCGGGCACGACCGAAGTGGCTGCGGTGGCTGCTGCATCCAGTGATGTCGGCAGTCTTTCAGTGGGAAACGAGAAAACGCCTGCGGGCATTGAGCCGATTTTTCAGCGTTCGCCGGCAGGAGTCTGTTTAA
- a CDS encoding PLP-dependent cysteine synthase family protein, which yields MLNSLSRLAASRVVTPLVCITLPDYGAPVWCKLEYLQPSGSTKDRIARYILNRAIRRGELLEGGTIVEASSGSTSIAFALASAQLGLHFTAVMPDGVSHERIMIIRAYGADVELTPRSEGVLGSIRRAQQLACESGAFWPRQFSNPDNARAHRDETAGEILSQMTTGSVDIFVSGVGTGGTLVGVTQGLREAGCQVKPVLARPVNSRLISDVECCSFSQRIPGVVEGMSEIFEAAEMPDMCTYEISDDDAIQATRQLIRSGFPVGPSSGLNYLAAVRAYHEHGGQPVCLTVFPDRMERYFSTELFHEKGE from the coding sequence ATGTTGAACTCTCTCTCGCGTCTCGCCGCCAGCCGTGTGGTGACACCCCTCGTCTGCATCACGCTGCCCGACTACGGCGCGCCCGTCTGGTGCAAACTCGAATACCTGCAACCGAGTGGTTCCACAAAAGACCGTATTGCCCGTTACATCCTGAACCGGGCCATCCGTCGCGGCGAACTCCTGGAAGGAGGCACAATTGTCGAAGCCTCGAGCGGCTCGACCAGCATCGCCTTCGCCCTCGCCTCTGCTCAACTGGGCTTGCACTTCACGGCGGTGATGCCGGATGGAGTCAGCCATGAGCGCATCATGATCATTCGCGCCTATGGGGCCGATGTCGAACTGACTCCCCGCAGCGAAGGCGTCTTAGGTTCGATTCGCCGCGCGCAGCAACTCGCCTGCGAGTCGGGGGCGTTCTGGCCCCGGCAGTTTTCCAACCCCGACAACGCCCGCGCCCACCGCGATGAAACCGCAGGCGAGATTCTCAGCCAGATGACCACCGGCAGCGTGGACATCTTCGTCAGCGGTGTCGGCACAGGGGGGACGCTGGTTGGCGTCACTCAGGGGCTCCGTGAAGCGGGTTGTCAGGTGAAACCGGTCCTCGCCCGACCGGTGAATAGCCGTCTCATTTCCGATGTCGAGTGCTGCAGCTTCAGCCAGCGGATTCCCGGAGTCGTCGAGGGGATGTCAGAAATCTTCGAGGCCGCCGAGATGCCGGACATGTGTACCTATGAAATCTCGGACGACGACGCGATTCAAGCGACCCGGCAACTCATTCGCTCCGGCTTTCCGGTCGGGCCGAGTTCGGGGCTGAATTATCTCGCCGCTGTTCGGGCATACCACGAACACGGCGGCCAGCCCGTCTGCCTGACGGTCTTCCCCGACCGTATGGAACGCTATTTCTCGACTGAGTTGTTTCACGAGAAAGGCGAATAG
- a CDS encoding sensor histidine kinase: protein MNISDEQLLPLIEHLSRRREAILLKWKAAVHQDDEVTAPLSLSRAQFRDHIPEMLQALENSLRKGCDFAVAEAEDQGDAGSEHGIHRWQQGYNLHEVMREWGHLDHCLVDEIEIYADSHPEVDRRVIGLAHRTLTVLFSQGISQSTLQFVRMQQAEAAAQARDLAMAVREGQELQKRQAEILREATHDLRGQLGIVTSAADLLNDDDLPRDTRGEFMVLFQKALVSQQELLNELMDLARLQAGQEKRDIETVDIAMLLRELGDSVQPLARERELFIRIEGPESLIVECDPVRVRRIAQNLLLNAIKYTDRGGVTLGWGDSRNNDSKRWMLFVEDTGPGFHAGPGGPLATALKEATEESNSVEPDGASRAASNSRPDPRPERQRRGEGIGLSIVKRLCELLDASVEMESEVAHGTIFRVILPRHYSA, encoded by the coding sequence TTGAACATCTCCGACGAACAATTGTTGCCCTTGATCGAGCATCTGTCTCGGCGGCGGGAAGCGATTCTGCTCAAGTGGAAGGCGGCCGTCCATCAGGACGACGAGGTGACGGCTCCCTTGTCCCTCTCACGAGCCCAGTTCCGCGACCATATTCCAGAGATGCTGCAGGCGCTGGAGAACAGCCTCCGGAAGGGGTGCGACTTCGCGGTCGCCGAAGCGGAGGATCAGGGGGATGCCGGCAGCGAGCATGGCATTCATCGCTGGCAGCAAGGCTACAATCTGCATGAAGTGATGCGTGAATGGGGGCATCTCGATCATTGTCTGGTGGATGAGATCGAAATCTATGCCGACTCGCATCCGGAGGTCGATCGCCGAGTGATCGGTCTTGCTCATCGCACATTGACCGTGCTGTTCAGCCAGGGGATCAGCCAGAGCACACTCCAGTTTGTGCGGATGCAGCAGGCGGAAGCGGCTGCCCAGGCGCGGGATCTGGCGATGGCGGTTCGAGAAGGGCAGGAACTTCAGAAACGACAGGCCGAGATTCTCCGTGAGGCGACACACGATCTGCGGGGACAACTGGGGATTGTCACCAGTGCGGCCGACCTGTTGAACGATGATGATCTACCGCGGGATACGCGCGGCGAGTTCATGGTTTTGTTTCAGAAAGCACTGGTGAGCCAGCAGGAATTGCTCAACGAATTGATGGATCTGGCCCGCCTGCAGGCGGGGCAAGAGAAGCGGGATATTGAAACTGTTGATATTGCCATGCTACTGAGGGAACTGGGCGACAGCGTGCAGCCGCTGGCGCGGGAGCGAGAGCTGTTCATCCGCATCGAAGGGCCAGAGTCGTTGATTGTGGAGTGCGACCCTGTGCGCGTGCGGCGGATTGCACAGAATCTCTTGCTCAATGCCATCAAATACACCGATCGCGGCGGCGTGACTCTCGGTTGGGGCGACAGCCGCAATAACGACTCCAAACGCTGGATGCTGTTCGTGGAAGATACCGGGCCGGGCTTTCACGCCGGACCCGGCGGGCCGCTCGCCACTGCGCTGAAAGAAGCGACTGAGGAATCGAATTCCGTCGAACCCGATGGCGCCAGCCGCGCCGCCTCGAACAGTCGGCCCGATCCCCGGCCCGAGCGGCAGCGCCGCGGCGAAGGCATCGGGCTTTCGATCGTCAAACGCCTGTGCGAACTGCTCGATGCCAGCGTCGAAATGGAAAGCGAAGTCGCCCACGGCACGATCTTCCGGGTCATTCTCCCCCGGCATTACTCAGCTTAG
- a CDS encoding right-handed parallel beta-helix repeat-containing protein produces MRLLSIRHVHLLGSFSLCLLLSGLLTDMACAQETISVRDFGAVGDGQNDDAQAIQTAIQMALEKQVDVLFPAGVYLVRSTLTVPPGVGLRGRGNNSYWNAPLAGSTIRRDGKLAEATMICQGQNRITGLCFDGGDSQQTAIQFVDVEEHGRGRYCTISMCTFWRHSIGLDGNYKSHETWIENCRFHQMGIGILNFPDSRVHNCTFSNCRTASISLATGDTNITFCTIEFGGGIVLTDDHDNQISDIRFDRTWGPSILATKSKNLLIGSCSFQRSGADVKNNPLRNSHIALLECDGVTIVPGRTKADRSDDLPDVTPLHSITLRHSRNVEITGSAWLSGCTGQPVLEE; encoded by the coding sequence ATGCGTTTGCTCTCGATTCGTCACGTTCACCTTCTCGGCAGCTTCTCGTTATGCCTGCTGTTGTCCGGGCTGTTGACCGACATGGCCTGCGCTCAGGAAACGATTTCAGTTCGCGATTTCGGGGCCGTCGGCGACGGGCAGAATGACGACGCCCAGGCCATTCAAACTGCGATTCAAATGGCTCTGGAGAAGCAGGTCGATGTGCTTTTTCCGGCCGGGGTTTATCTGGTGCGGTCCACGCTGACGGTTCCGCCGGGTGTGGGACTGCGGGGACGCGGGAATAATTCGTACTGGAATGCCCCGCTGGCCGGTTCCACAATTCGTCGCGACGGCAAACTGGCCGAAGCAACGATGATCTGCCAGGGACAGAACCGGATCACAGGTCTCTGTTTTGACGGCGGAGATTCACAACAGACGGCGATTCAGTTCGTCGACGTCGAGGAACATGGCCGGGGACGGTACTGCACCATATCCATGTGTACGTTCTGGCGGCACAGCATCGGTCTCGACGGCAACTACAAGTCGCACGAAACCTGGATCGAGAATTGCCGGTTTCATCAGATGGGAATTGGCATCCTGAACTTCCCTGACTCGCGAGTTCACAATTGCACGTTCAGCAACTGCCGGACGGCGTCGATTTCGCTGGCGACCGGAGACACAAACATCACGTTCTGCACGATCGAATTCGGCGGCGGCATCGTGCTGACCGACGACCATGACAACCAGATCTCGGACATTCGCTTCGACAGGACCTGGGGACCGTCAATTCTCGCGACGAAGTCAAAGAATCTGCTCATCGGATCATGCAGCTTTCAGCGCTCGGGGGCAGACGTGAAGAACAATCCGCTTCGCAATTCGCACATTGCCTTACTGGAATGCGACGGAGTGACGATTGTGCCCGGCCGCACCAAGGCGGATCGCTCGGATGACTTGCCGGATGTGACGCCGCTGCATTCGATCACACTGCGGCACAGCCGCAATGTGGAAATCACCGGCTCGGCCTGGCTCAGCGGCTGCACCGGTCAGCCGGTGCTGGAGGAATGA
- a CDS encoding YiiX/YebB-like N1pC/P60 family cysteine hydrolase codes for MTASKTIAAALGFLILALVNCIDAAEPIVPTPAEGFTAADIELDNRPLFSISAGGDQNLPSSESAAERIARECQTGSLLFSHGDCLAVKAFTGSRFTHVAAVVFIDQQPWVYDSMNGRGVRKMPLSEYLEVQAPDELTLYHPRRKFTAQEADEYQCALERQLGRPYAVSHFLSGRRCDGLHCAEYLTDALISIQWLQAENPVRVSPASLQEGIELHNIFVAGPTVIISHSLEPIPEPGYWCGERWQAAILCVDGCCTQLSRMFLCR; via the coding sequence ATGACAGCATCAAAGACAATCGCGGCGGCCCTCGGGTTTTTGATACTGGCGCTCGTGAACTGCATTGACGCCGCTGAGCCGATCGTGCCGACCCCGGCCGAGGGCTTCACCGCTGCAGACATCGAACTCGATAACCGTCCTCTTTTCTCAATCAGCGCGGGCGGAGATCAGAATCTGCCATCCTCTGAATCGGCGGCAGAGAGAATTGCGAGAGAATGCCAAACCGGCTCGTTGCTCTTCAGTCACGGCGATTGTCTGGCGGTGAAGGCCTTCACGGGAAGTCGGTTTACGCATGTCGCCGCCGTGGTGTTTATCGACCAGCAGCCCTGGGTCTATGACAGCATGAACGGCCGCGGCGTCCGCAAGATGCCGTTATCGGAATACCTGGAAGTGCAGGCTCCGGATGAATTGACGCTGTATCACCCGCGTCGGAAGTTCACGGCTCAAGAAGCAGATGAATATCAGTGTGCGCTGGAGCGACAGCTCGGCAGGCCCTATGCCGTGAGTCATTTCCTCTCTGGACGACGCTGCGATGGACTGCATTGCGCCGAGTATCTCACCGATGCCTTGATTTCGATTCAGTGGTTGCAGGCGGAAAACCCGGTGCGGGTCTCTCCGGCCAGCCTGCAAGAGGGGATCGAACTGCACAACATCTTTGTGGCCGGTCCAACGGTCATCATTTCGCATTCGCTGGAGCCGATTCCGGAACCAGGCTACTGGTGCGGCGAACGCTGGCAGGCGGCGATTCTTTGCGTCGACGGGTGCTGCACCCAGTTGTCACGGATGTTCTTGTGCCGGTAG
- a CDS encoding spermine/spermidine synthase domain-containing protein, whose protein sequence is MFRQRLPAILFFLSGFSGLVYQIIWLRLAFAAFGIVSPVISVVVSVFMLGLGAGSLLAGSLVRRVCPTRSAALLAYAAAEFFIGIGGWAVPRLFARGESALLFSGQTDSATYLFQSALVISLSLVPFCLAMGMTFPLMMQALRLDRRQPDSFSYLYLANVLGALSGTLLTPVAFVELFGFEHTLYIAIAANWLAAAGSIWLSFQRPTAIGSEELPTTLPNASSARAAASAAFPLAILFCTGLASMGMEVVWTRAFSPVLLTQVYSFSGLLFVYLLSTWIGSAWYRWTRHRACELSTPWLLAALSIAAFGQLLANDARLFVFVDTHTGWNAPWLFLVFWTLAGIVPYCVILGYLTPMLIDSYSSGDPAWAGFAYAVNIAGCILGPLLASYLFMPSFGIQTTGVLLAMPLWALAGISVWSAASTAWTKGALIGGWLIATACGLLAQFDGVSYEELLARTDVTVFRDHTATVVAIPASPPQIAQLMVNGIGITSHTTSTKIMAHLPLATLEQPPKSILVICFGMGTTFRSAMTWGINVTAVELVPSVKSAFAVFFPDSADLLDDPRGEIVIDDGRRFLRRTDKKFDVITIDPPPPVEAAGSSLLYSKDFYTTLKARLNEHGILQQWFPEGDTKSYQAVLRAVVESFPYVRVYRGFDGYGCHMLASLQPIPERSTADLLARMPEAARRDLVEWDPETTLEQVLAQPYAVADLLDPDRVVIITDDRPFNEYYLLRRLAENWNGTYGVSWTVSPRLK, encoded by the coding sequence ATGTTCCGGCAACGACTTCCCGCAATCCTCTTCTTTCTCTCCGGATTCAGCGGGCTGGTCTATCAGATCATCTGGCTGCGTCTGGCCTTTGCGGCGTTCGGCATTGTTTCACCGGTCATCTCCGTCGTGGTCTCGGTGTTCATGCTGGGACTGGGAGCAGGGTCACTGCTGGCAGGCTCGCTGGTCCGAAGAGTCTGTCCGACGCGCTCCGCAGCGTTGCTGGCTTATGCGGCAGCGGAGTTCTTCATTGGCATAGGCGGTTGGGCGGTCCCGAGACTCTTCGCGCGAGGAGAATCGGCATTGTTGTTTTCCGGACAAACCGATTCCGCCACCTATCTGTTCCAGTCAGCACTGGTCATCTCACTGTCGCTCGTCCCGTTTTGCCTGGCGATGGGCATGACTTTCCCCCTGATGATGCAAGCCCTGCGTCTCGATCGCCGACAACCCGACTCATTCAGCTATCTGTATCTCGCCAACGTGCTCGGCGCCTTGTCCGGAACGCTGCTGACACCGGTGGCCTTCGTCGAACTGTTCGGTTTCGAACACACGCTCTACATCGCGATCGCCGCGAACTGGCTGGCCGCAGCGGGCAGTATCTGGCTCAGCTTTCAACGTCCGACAGCCATCGGATCTGAAGAGTTACCGACTACACTTCCCAACGCGTCTTCGGCAAGAGCAGCGGCATCTGCAGCATTTCCTCTGGCAATTCTGTTTTGCACCGGCCTGGCCTCAATGGGAATGGAAGTGGTCTGGACCCGCGCCTTCTCTCCGGTGCTGCTCACGCAAGTCTATTCCTTCTCGGGACTGTTGTTCGTCTATTTGCTGTCAACCTGGATCGGATCGGCCTGGTATCGCTGGACGCGACATCGCGCATGTGAACTTTCGACCCCCTGGCTCCTCGCCGCACTGTCGATCGCCGCATTCGGCCAGTTGCTCGCCAATGATGCGCGGCTGTTTGTGTTTGTCGACACGCACACGGGCTGGAATGCGCCCTGGCTTTTTCTCGTCTTTTGGACGCTGGCAGGCATCGTCCCCTACTGCGTGATTCTCGGGTATCTCACCCCGATGCTGATCGACTCCTACTCCAGCGGCGATCCCGCCTGGGCGGGCTTTGCCTATGCAGTCAATATCGCCGGCTGCATTCTCGGTCCGTTGCTGGCGTCGTACCTGTTCATGCCGTCATTTGGAATTCAGACCACCGGCGTGTTGTTGGCAATGCCCTTATGGGCTCTGGCCGGAATCTCCGTCTGGTCCGCCGCAAGCACAGCCTGGACAAAAGGGGCCTTGATCGGCGGTTGGCTGATTGCCACGGCCTGCGGCCTGCTCGCTCAATTCGACGGAGTCAGCTACGAGGAACTGCTGGCTCGTACCGATGTGACCGTCTTTCGCGATCATACTGCGACCGTCGTGGCGATCCCCGCGTCCCCACCGCAGATCGCACAACTGATGGTGAACGGCATTGGGATCACGTCCCACACCACGTCGACCAAAATCATGGCCCATCTTCCGCTGGCCACCCTGGAGCAACCGCCGAAGTCGATTTTGGTGATCTGTTTCGGCATGGGCACGACGTTTCGCTCAGCGATGACATGGGGCATTAACGTCACTGCCGTGGAGCTTGTGCCGAGCGTGAAGTCAGCGTTTGCCGTCTTCTTTCCAGATTCGGCCGACCTATTGGACGATCCGCGCGGAGAGATCGTGATCGATGACGGCCGACGATTTCTCCGTCGCACCGACAAGAAGTTTGACGTCATCACGATCGACCCGCCCCCGCCGGTCGAAGCAGCGGGTTCCAGCCTGCTGTATTCCAAGGACTTCTATACCACCTTGAAAGCGCGGCTGAATGAACACGGCATTCTGCAGCAGTGGTTTCCGGAAGGGGACACAAAATCGTACCAGGCCGTTTTGCGGGCAGTGGTCGAATCGTTTCCCTACGTCCGGGTGTACCGCGGGTTCGACGGCTACGGATGCCACATGCTGGCCTCCCTGCAGCCGATTCCAGAACGATCCACGGCCGACCTCCTGGCCCGAATGCCTGAAGCCGCACGCCGTGACCTCGTCGAATGGGATCCTGAGACGACTTTGGAGCAGGTGCTGGCGCAGCCCTATGCAGTCGCCGATCTGCTCGATCCCGATCGGGTCGTCATCATCACTGACGACCGGCCCTTCAACGAGTACTACTTGCTGCGACGTCTGGCGGAGAACTGGAATGGCACCTACGGTGTGTCTTGGACGGTGTCTCCCCGCCTCAAATGA
- a CDS encoding co-chaperone GroES, which produces MAKKGKSGGSKIVPLGDKVVLKRQAAEAMTAGGIVLPDSAKDRPQRGEVIAIGDGHTRDDGKKVPLTVKEGDRVIFSSYAGDEIKVGDEEYLLLSERDILCTY; this is translated from the coding sequence ATGGCGAAAAAGGGCAAAAGCGGCGGCAGCAAGATCGTTCCGCTCGGGGATAAAGTCGTGCTCAAGCGTCAGGCCGCTGAAGCGATGACCGCTGGCGGAATCGTGCTTCCGGATTCCGCGAAAGACCGTCCGCAGCGCGGCGAAGTGATCGCCATTGGCGATGGACACACCCGTGACGACGGGAAGAAGGTACCCCTCACCGTCAAAGAAGGGGACCGCGTGATCTTCAGTTCTTATGCCGGGGACGAGATCAAGGTGGGAGACGAGGAATACCTGCTGCTCAGTGAGCGCGACATTCTCTGCACTTACTAG
- the groL gene encoding chaperonin GroEL (60 kDa chaperone family; promotes refolding of misfolded polypeptides especially under stressful conditions; forms two stacked rings of heptamers to form a barrel-shaped 14mer; ends can be capped by GroES; misfolded proteins enter the barrel where they are refolded when GroES binds) translates to MAKMIAFDQEAQEAMRRGVSKLARAVRVTLGPKGRNVILEKSFGSPTVTKDGVTVAREIELSDKFEDMGARMVREVASKTSDVAGDGTTTATIMAEAIYIEGLKAVVAGVSPLEMKRGMDKAVADITEKLKSMAIPCRDKKAIAQVGTVAANGDETIGKILADAMEAVGKDGVITVEEGKSLQTDFEVVEGMQFDRGYLSPYFVTDSQAMECVLEDAYVLIHEKKISNIKDLVPVLEKVVNAGKPLLIVAEDVEGEALATLVINKLRGTFKIAAVKAPGYGDRRKAMLQDVAIMCGGQAVFEDLGIKLDNLQLSDLGRVKKVVIDKDNCTLIEGAGKTADIKSRIEQIKKEAAGSSSDYDREKLEERVAKLSGGVAQVNVGAATESEMKEKKARVEDALHATRAAVEEGILPGGGVALLRASTSVEHGKLTHGEEVGYNIIVRACRAPLTQIANNAGVDGAVICEKVSEKKGNEGYNAATDTYEDLVKAGVIDPVKVTRSALQNSASVATLLLTSDALIAEKPAKDKKAGGHSHDGDLY, encoded by the coding sequence ATGGCCAAGATGATTGCTTTCGATCAGGAAGCACAGGAAGCGATGCGGCGGGGCGTCAGCAAGCTGGCTCGCGCTGTCCGCGTGACGCTCGGTCCCAAGGGCCGGAACGTCATTCTCGAAAAGAGCTTCGGCTCTCCCACCGTCACCAAGGACGGCGTGACCGTCGCTCGTGAAATCGAACTGTCCGACAAGTTCGAAGACATGGGCGCCCGCATGGTCCGCGAAGTCGCCAGCAAGACGAGCGACGTCGCCGGCGACGGCACCACCACCGCCACCATCATGGCAGAGGCCATCTACATCGAAGGCCTCAAGGCCGTCGTGGCCGGCGTCAGCCCGCTCGAAATGAAGCGGGGCATGGACAAGGCCGTGGCCGACATCACCGAAAAGCTGAAGTCGATGGCGATTCCCTGCCGCGACAAGAAAGCCATTGCCCAGGTCGGCACCGTTGCCGCCAACGGCGATGAAACCATCGGCAAGATCCTCGCTGACGCGATGGAAGCCGTCGGCAAAGACGGCGTCATCACCGTCGAAGAAGGCAAGTCGCTGCAGACTGACTTCGAAGTGGTCGAAGGGATGCAGTTCGACCGTGGCTACCTGTCGCCGTACTTCGTCACCGATTCGCAGGCGATGGAATGCGTACTCGAAGACGCTTACGTGCTGATTCACGAGAAGAAAATCAGCAACATTAAAGACCTCGTTCCGGTTCTGGAAAAGGTCGTCAACGCCGGCAAGCCGCTGCTGATCGTCGCCGAAGACGTCGAAGGGGAAGCCCTCGCAACGCTGGTGATTAACAAGCTCCGCGGTACCTTCAAAATCGCTGCCGTGAAAGCTCCCGGCTACGGCGATCGCCGCAAGGCCATGCTCCAGGACGTCGCCATCATGTGCGGCGGCCAGGCCGTGTTTGAAGACCTCGGCATCAAGCTCGACAACCTCCAGTTGTCCGATCTCGGCCGCGTGAAGAAGGTCGTCATCGACAAGGACAACTGCACCCTGATCGAAGGGGCCGGCAAAACCGCCGACATCAAGTCCCGCATCGAGCAGATCAAGAAGGAAGCGGCCGGCAGCAGCAGCGACTACGATCGCGAAAAGCTGGAAGAACGGGTCGCCAAGCTCTCCGGCGGCGTCGCCCAGGTGAACGTCGGTGCTGCGACCGAATCCGAAATGAAGGAAAAGAAAGCCCGCGTCGAAGACGCACTGCACGCGACCCGTGCTGCCGTCGAAGAAGGCATCCTGCCGGGCGGCGGCGTGGCTCTGCTCCGTGCTTCGACCTCGGTCGAACATGGCAAGCTGACCCACGGTGAAGAAGTGGGTTACAACATCATCGTGCGTGCCTGTCGCGCTCCGCTGACCCAGATCGCCAACAACGCCGGCGTCGACGGTGCTGTGATCTGTGAAAAGGTCTCGGAAAAGAAGGGCAACGAAGGCTACAACGCCGCGACCGACACCTACGAAGACCTGGTGAAAGCCGGCGTTATCGATCCGGTGAAGGTGACCCGATCAGCCCTGCAGAACAGCGCCAGCGTGGCGACCCTGCTGCTGACGAGCGACGCCCTGATCGCCGAAAAGCCGGCCAAGGACAAGAAAGCCGGCGGACATAGTCACGACGGGGATCTGTACTAG
- a CDS encoding DUF6159 family protein: protein MKVRKGLEITRESWRVLWHDRKLLIFPILSTLSALALIGMLFSAGYLIPELGQRVMSFADPDQQHSPLEQAVGILCLFVLYFVGWFIAIFFNTALVGCALTRFSGGTPTVKGGLQLAVKRLPQILGWSLLTAGVGTLLSAVEQKLGWVGIIMIRLIGLTWTVATYFVVPLLAAEGVGPVTAVRQSVQLLKKTWGEGLTGNIAIPLISSGFAILALVFATAGFLAAVFLESLAIAIATGVCLVVSVFLVMVISSAMRQVFLAGLYRYAMTGEVPQGFSEASMKQALSAGKQPA, encoded by the coding sequence ATGAAAGTTCGGAAGGGGCTGGAGATCACTCGTGAGAGTTGGCGGGTGTTGTGGCATGATCGAAAGCTGCTGATCTTTCCGATCCTCAGTACGCTCTCAGCGCTGGCGCTGATCGGGATGCTCTTCTCTGCCGGATATCTGATTCCGGAACTTGGTCAACGGGTCATGAGTTTTGCCGACCCGGATCAGCAGCATTCGCCCCTCGAACAAGCAGTGGGGATTCTCTGTCTGTTCGTGCTGTATTTTGTCGGCTGGTTCATCGCCATCTTCTTCAATACCGCCCTGGTGGGCTGCGCTCTCACCCGCTTCTCAGGCGGCACGCCGACAGTGAAGGGGGGACTTCAACTGGCGGTGAAGCGTCTGCCGCAGATCCTGGGCTGGAGCCTGTTGACGGCGGGGGTGGGGACACTGCTGTCGGCCGTCGAACAGAAGCTCGGCTGGGTCGGAATCATCATGATCAGGCTGATCGGGCTCACCTGGACGGTGGCGACTTACTTTGTGGTGCCGCTGCTGGCGGCGGAAGGGGTGGGCCCGGTGACGGCGGTGCGGCAGTCGGTGCAGTTGCTGAAGAAGACCTGGGGAGAAGGATTGACCGGCAACATCGCGATTCCGCTGATCTCGTCGGGCTTCGCGATCCTCGCCCTGGTGTTCGCAACGGCCGGGTTTCTGGCGGCGGTGTTTCTGGAATCGCTGGCGATCGCGATCGCGACGGGCGTCTGCCTGGTGGTCTCGGTGTTTCTGGTGATGGTGATCAGCAGCGCGATGCGACAAGTTTTTCTGGCTGGCCTGTATCGCTATGCAATGACCGGAGAAGTCCCCCAGGGATTTTCGGAAGCGTCGATGAAGCAGGCCCTCAGCGCTGGGAAGCAGCCGGCCTGA
- a CDS encoding VOC family protein, whose protein sequence is MAVQRMDNVGIVVEDLDAAIAFFVELGLELEGRAPIEGEWADGVTGLRGMRVEIAMLRTPDGHSRLELSRFLAPRVVADHRRAPVNCLGYLRVMFAVDDLDDTLARLGKRGAEVVGEVIQYADIYRLCYIRGPEGILIGLAQQLTQQASRANPM, encoded by the coding sequence ATGGCGGTTCAGCGGATGGACAACGTTGGCATTGTGGTGGAAGACCTCGATGCCGCGATCGCGTTCTTTGTCGAGCTTGGACTCGAACTCGAGGGGCGGGCTCCGATCGAAGGAGAGTGGGCGGATGGGGTCACTGGATTACGCGGCATGCGGGTCGAGATCGCCATGCTGCGAACGCCGGACGGTCATAGCCGGCTCGAGCTGTCCCGATTTCTCGCGCCGCGGGTGGTCGCCGATCATCGCAGGGCACCGGTGAATTGTCTGGGTTACCTTCGTGTGATGTTCGCCGTGGATGACCTCGACGACACGCTTGCCCGACTCGGCAAACGGGGCGCGGAGGTCGTCGGGGAAGTGATCCAATACGCAGACATCTATCGGCTCTGCTACATCCGAGGCCCCGAAGGAATTCTCATCGGGCTCGCCCAGCAACTCACACAGCAGGCTTCGCGAGCGAATCCCATGTGA